The genomic DNA GGCACGGCGGTCGCCGCTGGCAATACGATTACCTATTTCCTTGATGTGACCAATACCGGAACCGCGCCCTTGACCGGAGTGACGGTGCGCGATGCGATTCCCGAGGCCACGGCATTCATCGCGGCTGATCCGGTGGTAGCTCCGGTGGATGGCGTGCTGACGTGGGTGATTGGCGATCTGGCGGTTGGCGCAACCCAGACCGTGCAATTTCAGGTGCGCGTGCTGCCGATCGGTACAACCGTCGCCATTCGCAACGTGGCACAGGCCGCGAGTGATCAGACCAGCGAGCAGGACTCGAACCTGCTGATTCACCCCTTCGACCCCACCAGTATCAGCCTCGTGTCCTTCGATGCCGTGATCATGGGCGGCATGGTCGATCTGCGTTGGGTGACGGGCAGTGAAGTGAATACGTTGGGCTTTCACCTGTATCGCAGCACGACCCCCAACCGCAATGAGGCCACGCGGGTCACGACCAGCCTGATTCCCTCGCAGGGAGCCACGGGCGGCAGCTACCACATGACCGATGTCAGTGTCGTCGCGCCGCTGGGCCAGTGGTCATATTGGCTGGAAGAAATCGAGTTGACTGGTCAAACGACCTGGTATGGCCCGGTGACGGTGCGGATGCATACGATCTATAGCCCCGCTGTGATGCGGTAGGAGAAGGAAACCCTCATGTTGAAACGTGTTGAAACAATCGCCTTTGTGAGTATCGTCGTGGTGGCGGTGGTGTTGGGCTTTGTGAAGCTGATGCCCGCGCAATCGAGTGCGGCGCAACAGCTGATGAGCCTTACGCCCTCACCCGAACCAACCGAACTGCCAACCGATGTCCCAACCGATGTGCCGAATCCAACCGCTACGCCACGGCCAACCGACGAGCCGCTGCCCACCAGCACGCCGAGCGATGGCGCGACCGTGACCCCGCGCCCAACCCGCCAGCCGTTGGAGGTTACGTCAACGCCGATTGACCTGACCGCCACCCCAACAACTCTCCCAACGGCAACCCCGAACGACGCAGCGACGGTCACGCCTGTTGCCGCCTTGCCCGATCTCGTGCTGGAGAAAACGGCCAACGTCCAAACGGTGGCCGTGGGGGATAGCCTGCGCTGGACGCTGACGGTGCAGAATCGCGGGTCAGTCCCAGCAGCCAATGTCCTTGTGCGCGATGTGCTCCCCGCCTTCTTTCGCGGTTTGCACGTCACGACGAGTTTGGGTGAGGCGACGCTGACCGATGGGATCGTGAGTGTCCAAATTGCGGAATTGTCTGCTGGACAAACAATCACGATTTGGATTGACGGCACGGTTGTCTCCCTCGACGGCCCCTTGACCAACCTTGCCCAAGCCTCGACCACGACGACCGAAACGACGACCGAGAACAACACCGCCTGGTCCACCGTGATCACGAAGGCGGCGGGTGTCGTCCAGCCAACTGCCACGCCCCGCCCTGTGGCCCAACGCACTTTTCCGGTGACCGCGAGCGATGATGCCGTGTCGGTCGCGGTTCCGGTCGGGCTGGTGGTGCTGGCCACGCTGGTGCTGGCGTGGATGCTCTGGCCGTCACGGAGGCTGGGATGAGCGCGGATATGACCATCCTGACCGATGCGGCACGCGGGGTGCTGCTGGGCTATACCACCGCCTATCCCCAGCCGCTGTATCTGGCGTGGCGCGCCGGACTGGTGGTGCAGCTGCTCCATCCGGCACTTGCCGATGCGACCACGCTGCTTCAGGCATTGATCCCGCGCGTGATGCAGCGCGATGGCGGTGGCGGCAGTAGTGCCGTCGTGCTGGCTCCGCAGGTCGTGGCCGAGGCGCTGCGCTATCTGCCGCAGCTGCACCTGGTCGATCTGGCCGATGTACCCGCCGAGGCTGCGGCCTTAGAAACGGTCTTGGTGGGACGGGGCACGGTCGTGATCGCGCTGCCAGTGGGCGTGGCCACAACGCAGCTCATGCGGCTGGTCTGGCCGTGGCTCACGACGGTGCTGGGCCGCATGCTCACCCCACCCTATTTGGTGACATGGGACGATCCGGCTCCGTTAATGATTACGCGAGCGACGGTGCAATTGGCCATCCATACCCGCCCCACCCCGCCCGTGATCGGAGCGCATGCCACGCTGGTGGCCGATGGGGACGGCTGGCTGCTGACGGTCGTGGGCGAACGCCACCCGCTGCGGCTCCGGCTCGATGCCCCATCGCTGGTGACGTTGCCAACGACCGCTGCTGTGCGGAGCCGACGGCGATGAGTGCGGCGCTGGACAGTGTGGTCGTGCTGTGGACGGTGGGCTGGGCGATGGTGGCCGTGCTTTCGCTACTGCTGCGGCGCTGGTTGGTTACACGGCTGGCAATGGGGGTGGTCACGCTGCCCCCGTCGCCCCTTGGCGCATGGTTGCCCATGCAGGATGCCGTGGCTCCGGTGCTTGGCCCATGGCTCGCGCAGGTTGGGGTTCCGCCGCTGCCGTTGGGGGAATGGTTGGCTGTTGATGGCTGTGATTGGTCACGGGCGATACCCGCTCAGATCGCCGTGACCCAAGGAGTGCATGATGCAGAGTGATATGACCCACCGATTGATCCACCTCGTCACCGTGCTGGTGGCGGTGGCCGGAATCGGGATGCTGAGCGGGGTCGGTTGGGTGGTCTGGTCGTTTGTCGCGACGACGCAGGCGGTGCAGGCGCGGCAGGCGGCATTGCCCCTATTGCCGAGTGTGCGGCCCGTGGTGGCAGCGACCGCGACCGTGGAGCCAACGCAGGCGGTGCTACCAACCGCGACCCCGCTGCCGACCGCGACCGCGACTCCCGTACCGACCGCCCTGCCGCTGCCGCCGCTCGATGCGCTGCGGATTCCGGCGATTAACCTCGCGCGGCCCGTGCTGCCCGCCCATTTTAGTGATGGGGTGTGGGATGTGCCGCAATACGCCGTTGGCCACCATGCCGACAGTGGCCAGCCGGGCGACGGAACCAACATTGTGCTCAATGGCCATGTGGGCGGCAGTGATCCGGTCTTTGCCGATTTGGCGCTGCTCCAGCCGGGCGATCTGCTCTGGCTCTATCGTGGCACGCTGGCCACGGCCTATGTGGTCAGTGACACCCTACGGATTCAGGTCGTGGGCGCTGCGCCGGACCAGGTGGGCGCGGAGGCGGAGCGGCTGCTGAGTCCAACCGATCACGAGCTGGTCACGCTGATTACCTGCTGGCCACCGACCGGGCCGAACGCCTTTGACCAACGCCTGATTGTCCGCGCCGTGCGGCAGGAGGGCCAGCCATGAGCTGGATCGTGACGATTGGCCTCACGGCGATGCAGGAGCAGCGGGTGCGCGAGACGGGCGGGATGGTGATCGCCACCAGCAATGTCTTTGCGGCGGAGTATCAGCTGCTGGCCTTGCTCGACGGTGATACACCGAATCCCGGCTTGGTGGTCTGTCGGGCGGTCGATGCGCATGGCGTGGCGACGTGGTTGCTGGGCGCGGCATTGGCGGTGCAGATGCAGGCCGGAACGCTCCAGCGCTGCGCGATGGCGGTGCTCGATGAAGATCTGGCGACGATTGTGCATACCCAACTCGTGCCGGGCTTGCAGGTCGTGACCCCGATCCTGCCGTCGGCGCTCACCCCACTCGTGCGCGATCTGCCCCTGCTCGGGGAGCCAACGGGGAGTACCGCGCATGCGGCGGCGACCTATCGGGCCTTGCGGCGCTCGTTGCCGTTGGTCTTGGATGCGCGGACGGCGGTGCAGCCGTCGGGATGGTCACTCGACGATGTGTTGACCGCGCTCTATCTCGTGTCAGGCCGCTTGTCCACCGTGCCCGAAGCCCTGCTTGATCGGCTCGTTGATGTGGGTGGCCTTGAGGGGTTCCGGCGGTGGTTGTTGCTGCAAGCACAGGAGGGTGGCTGGCGGAAAGATGAGCAACTGATTTTGTGCGGGCTGGCGCATGGGAAAACCTATAGCGAATTAAGCTATGATGTGGGACGGTCGCGGGAATGGATTAGCCGGATGGTACGGGGTCAGATGGCTCCGGCCTTAGCGGCCGTGTTGTAAGGAGGAAGCGATGGGACGACGATCATGGGTGCTGGGGGTGGTGCTGAGTGGCGTGTTGGTCGGCTGTGGTCAAGGGGATGCGACGGTGGTTGTGGAATCGGCGACCGTGCCAACGGTATCCCCCGTGCCGACGGTAGCATTGAGTGGGATGGCGGCGCTCAACGCGACCAGCACAACGGTGGCGGCGACGCATGCGCCGATCAAAACCGCGTTTGCGCTCGACGAACAGGCCACGGCTGCGGCCCAACCTGCCGAGCGGTATCTGACCCTGCGGGAAGCATTTGCACGCGGTGGCATTCGTGAGCGCGGCACAGCATGGGCCAGTGATGCCGTGCTGGTTGATGCGGGCATTGGCTACCGTGAAGAAGGCCGCGATCAGGAAGGGATGTTTGAAGCGATTGCGGCCAATGATGGCACGGCTCGCTGGTGGGCCTTTACGTTTGCCTCGGCACGGCTCAAGCAAACGCTCGTGATCCTGCTGCAAGATGGGGTGGTCACCCGCAGTTATGCCGATGAGCGCAGTTACCGCGATCTGTTTGTGGGCACAGCTCCCATTGACATTCCCCTGGAGTCGCAGCCCTTCCTTGATAGTGACCAAGTGCGCGTGCTCTTTCTCAATTTTGGCGACCTGTGGGAGACGATGGCCAGTCCGAACCACACCTTCCGCTTATCCAGTCTGCCCAACGACGAGGCGGCATGGCATCCGATCTATTGGTGGATGCAGGACACCTACGCCAATACCACGCTGCTTGACCCCATCACCGGAGCCACGATTGCGAGTGATCGGCAACAAAAGACGACCATGACTCCCCCCGCCAAAACCCTCATGCCGCTGGTGGCTGACCCCGTTCCCACGCTCCAACCGACCCCGACGCAGCCATGGACGGAAGCGGAAGCGGTGTCGGTCTTTTGGCCCACGCCACGGGCAGGCACATCGATGCGCGTGATCGGGTTGTATGCGAGCAATGGGGTGGATTATTGGATCTATCGCCAAGGACGCTGGGATGAATTATGGGGAGGGGACAAGGATCGGATTAATCTGTTACGGCTCGGCTTTCCGCTGGAGTTGGTTCCCTAAGCTCCGGTCAATGCAACAGGCCATGCCCCGATGGGCATGGCCTGTTTTTTTGTGTTGAGGGATACCTATCCCATCTACGGGTGATGTCTCTATAGGACTTTTCAGCTATACTCGGCGATGAGGATGAGTGATCCCCCAAACATATCCGATTCATGACTGAGAGAACCATCCAAAAAGACCCTTCTTTTGGTGCGGAGGAACGAATGGTCGCTCCTATCATTCAGGTGCAGTATGATCAGCTAGAAGCCGTGGCGGCTCGCTTTCAACGGGCAACGACCACAATCACCAGCCTGCGGCAGCAGCTCCAACGAACGGTTGCCCAGCTGCACCACGACTGGCATGGTGCTGCAGCAACGGCCTTTTTTCAGCAGTATCAGGGCGAGCTGCAACCCGCCCTTGATCGATTGATCGTGCTGCTGCAAACGGGTGGTACGGTGGTCATGGGGATTCATGCAGGTATGCAGGCGGCAGAAGCCGAGGCTGCCGCGCTCTTTACCGGCGATTTTGGCGATATTCTGTTAGGTGGACGAGGGGCCGCACTTGGTGCGGTGGCCGGACTCCGCGCGGCACCACCCGCGCCGCGTGTCGGGGTGCATGCCTTACCGGGCGGGCCACTCTACGATGGGAGTGGCAATCTCCGGCGGTTTGATCTGAGTCTTGCTGAGTTTGAGATGTTGACCGCATCCGAACGGATTGCATGGGTTGAGGCGCTTGAACGCCATGCTGGTACGCCCAATTGGTTCCATAATATTCAGGATATTATTACCTATTTTGACGAATCGCCGATTCTGGGGCATATGGGACCAGGCACGTGGGCCTCGTGGGCTGATGCTGGGGTGTTGGAGGCCATGCAAAATGGCTATCACGCGCATACCCTTAAGCGCGAAGGATTGCCACTTCCCGCTGGATTTAATGATTGTGCCGGAGCCGCACCCGCTTGGCAAGCCTTTTTTGATGCTCGCGCTCGGGGTGTTTCTGATGTTGAATCCCTTCCACTCTGGGCCTTGGCTGAACAACGCGGGGTTAATTATGGGGCGGATGCGGCCAACCTTCGTGCGGGCGTTCCCGTGCCCGGAACCGCAGCAGGCGACCTCATTCCTGACTTTGTGGCCTATGGCAATACCTATCGCTTTATTGCACGCCTTGAGGGTGGGGGGGAAACCTTTGTGCAAAGTTATGGCCCATGGGTTGGCGACCAGATCGGTGGCGGTATTGCCCATGATGTTGTTGATCCGTTCGCCTCGGCGGCGGGTCACCTGCCATGGATTGGGGCTGATGTCGAACGCGGCTTACGGGATGGCGCGGATTGGGCGGGATCGGGACTGGGGAGTGAGGCGGGCGATGCGGCGACTGTCCCGGGCTTTGGGAACTGGTTTTTTGATCCGCGCAGCACGGTTCCTTCGACTCCGGCCACGGTCCTACCGGGATTTGTGATCCCCGATGAACGCGGACCGACCTATTTCATGGCAAAGGCCACTGAGGCAGGGGCCATTCCGCCATTGCCGGGCATGACTCCGGCGGGTGGCCAGATGACGCTGTATAACGGCACGACCGTGCTGCCAAGCGGTGATGCGATCTTGCTAGACGGAACGATCATCGGGACGGATGGCACGATTACGAAACCGGGCGGTGGCCGGATTCCGCTGGCCGGAACACGGCTGAACCCTGATGGCAGTTATACCTTGAGTGATGGGACGCTGGCACGATGAAACGACGGGCGTTGCAGCTGCTGTGGCTCGCCCTCACGGGGCTGAGTCTTGGAACAGGATGTATGACCATGACGACGAGTGAGACGACGATTCTTCCCTATACCCCTCAACCCTTGCCGGAGGTGAATGGAACACCCGGTGAGTATAGCGGCTTGGCGTGGCTGGATCAGGGCTTAGTCGTGCAAGCCTCTGGACCAGCCCCCTCAACCCAACGCTTGATGTGGGTTGAACCATCAGGCACTATTGAAACGTCCTTGCCCATTGCCCATGATCCGGCCTATGCGATTAGCTTGCATTATCGTCCGCAGCGCTTGCCGAATGGGCAAGTTGGCTTTGTGATGGATGCGGGAATCCGGAATGAATCAGACGTGCTGGATGATGTCTATAGCTATGTCCAATTCGATCCATCAACCACGACGCTCACAACGTTAATCCCTCCTCCGTCCGATCCCGCTATCTTTGTACGAGGACGAGTGGTCTGGAATCCAGCTATGAATCGGGCACTGGTGACTGATGCCCAAGAATTAGGGTCGCGCTTCTACTGGTGGACTGCGGCAGATGGGTTTGTCCCGCTGGAGCTGGATGTGGCCGTAGCAGAGTATTTTGCGTGGTCGCCCGATGGCACGACGATTGCGATGTTTGGTAAACCACGGATCGGGTCTGGTGGCCCAACCAGTGCCTTATCCAGTCCGGCCAATCTCTATCTCATGGACGCGGATGCCGAGCATCGGCGGATCATCCTCACGGATGCCTATAGTATTGCTGGGTTGCAGTGGTCGCCTGATGGCCGATGGCTGGTGCTCATTGCCCGCCTTGACGGTGGCCGTACTGTCGTGTGGTTGCTCAATCCGAGCACGGGTGAACGCTTGCCGCTCACCCCACCGGGCCGCTATCAGTGGCCCGTATGGTCACCCGATGGCTCGCAGATTGCGTTTATTGCGTATGACCCGAAGAATACGGGAAAACCGGGCAATGATTCCGTGATCACGCTGGATGTGCCTGCTGAGGCTCGCTAAGGCAGGTATCGTGGTTCAATAAACAACAGGCCATGCCCCGATGGGCATGGCCTGTTTCGTTTTACGCAGCGCGATACTGCTGTTCCCACGCAGTGATGGCCTCTCGCAGCAGCACGAGATCGGCGGGAACCAGTGTGAGCACCGTGCCATTGCGGCGCAAGGCTAAGCCCCACGCGGTGGCAATCACGCCCAAAGGGCTGGCGGGCTGTGGGGTTCCCCAGTCGTCGGCGGTCGCTGCTACCTCGCCGAGCAACGCTTCGGCCATCGTATAGGCTTCCTCATCACCGACCAACTCTTCCTCGCGAATGATGGCCGCCAGTTGCAGGATGCGACTGACGTGGGCGAGGCGGACACGGCGCGATTGAACATTGACATCAACGGTGGTCATGGCTATCATCCTTCTGCGGGTGAGGTTTCGTTCTGGAATTCGTGGCCTCACCCGTGTACAGCCCTTTATCCCTTTTGCGAGGGATGAAGGGTTTATTTGTTGGCCGACACGCGGGCATGGATTTGGGCACGGACACACTGCTCATGGGCGGCAATCTGCTGGGCATCGGTGTGGCGACCTGCGAGCGTGGCGCGGAGCCAGTTGCGATTGAGCAGAATCAGGGTGGCGGTCAAGGCTTCAAGCGGGGTGGCGATGTATTGCTGGGGGAACGGCGCGGGCATCGGGCGGAGGTCGGTGATGTGAACGGCGAGGTGGAGGTCAGCTCCGAGCAAGGCCAAGGGCGGCGCTGGAACGTCGTCAAGATCCTGCAACCGGACGCGGTGTCCGGCCATGGTGGCATCGATTTCCTTCGGGAATGTGCCAAGCGATACACCATCAAGCATCGCTTCATAACGGTTTTGATCGGGCAGATAGCGGACGGTGGTGGATGGGCGTGGCATATGCGATACCTCGTACAAAGTGAGTATATTTATATATTACTGATGTTATGTAAAAATGTCAATATATATTTTTAAGATAATCTAAGCTTCTATGCTATAATGACACCATGCTATACTTGTGATGAGGTGCTGATGGCCATTCAGATCCGCTTACGC from Herpetosiphon gulosus includes the following:
- a CDS encoding sortase gives rise to the protein MMQSDMTHRLIHLVTVLVAVAGIGMLSGVGWVVWSFVATTQAVQARQAALPLLPSVRPVVAATATVEPTQAVLPTATPLPTATATPVPTALPLPPLDALRIPAINLARPVLPAHFSDGVWDVPQYAVGHHADSGQPGDGTNIVLNGHVGGSDPVFADLALLQPGDLLWLYRGTLATAYVVSDTLRIQVVGAAPDQVGAEAERLLSPTDHELVTLITCWPPTGPNAFDQRLIVRAVRQEGQP
- a CDS encoding WXG100 family type VII secretion target gives rise to the protein MVAPIIQVQYDQLEAVAARFQRATTTITSLRQQLQRTVAQLHHDWHGAAATAFFQQYQGELQPALDRLIVLLQTGGTVVMGIHAGMQAAEAEAAALFTGDFGDILLGGRGAALGAVAGLRAAPPAPRVGVHALPGGPLYDGSGNLRRFDLSLAEFEMLTASERIAWVEALERHAGTPNWFHNIQDIITYFDESPILGHMGPGTWASWADAGVLEAMQNGYHAHTLKREGLPLPAGFNDCAGAAPAWQAFFDARARGVSDVESLPLWALAEQRGVNYGADAANLRAGVPVPGTAAGDLIPDFVAYGNTYRFIARLEGGGETFVQSYGPWVGDQIGGGIAHDVVDPFASAAGHLPWIGADVERGLRDGADWAGSGLGSEAGDAATVPGFGNWFFDPRSTVPSTPATVLPGFVIPDERGPTYFMAKATEAGAIPPLPGMTPAGGQMTLYNGTTVLPSGDAILLDGTIIGTDGTITKPGGGRIPLAGTRLNPDGSYTLSDGTLAR